Proteins encoded by one window of Rutidosis leptorrhynchoides isolate AG116_Rl617_1_P2 chromosome 7, CSIRO_AGI_Rlap_v1, whole genome shotgun sequence:
- the LOC139860081 gene encoding putative GEM-like protein 8, translating to MRFPIVSKQGPYQPLLTHSTTSKNNGIDIKGSFPISIKNHASLRPKLIEIMKNKLSYGAKILPIAREGRIFSKRFSTSESEELLHATKCSIYTTAGAISGSLFVSTERVGFCSDKSLKTYSATGEMLKFQYKVSIPLGKIKGVEENMNMKKPNVEFVTVDDFSFWFLGFSNYKKTLRYLRQTIGHNCLSN from the exons atgAGATTCCCGATCGTATCAAAACAGGGACCTTATCAACCACTTTTAACCCATTCTACTACTTCCAAAAACAACGGTATAGATATAAAAGGCAGTTTTCCAATCTCGATTAAAAATCATG CGAGCTTAAGACCCAAACTCATAGAGATCATGAAGAACAAGTTAAGTTACGGTGCCAAAATCCTTCCAATTGCTCGCGAAGGAAGAATCTTTAGTAAAAGGTTTAGTACTTCTGAATCTGAGGAATTGTTGCACGCTACGAAATGTAGTATATACACTACAGCAGGTGCAATTTCAGGAAGCCTATTCGTTTCAACTGAAAGGGTTGGATTTTGCAGCGATAAGTCGCTCAAAACGTATTCTGCAACAGGTGAGATGTTAAAGTTCCAATATAAAGTATCGATTCCGTTGGGAAAGATAAAAGGTGTAGAAGAAAATATGAATATGAAGAAGCCGAATGTTGAGTTTGTGACGGTGGATGATTTCAGCTTCTGGTTTTTGGGcttttcaaactataagaaaacttTGAGATATCTCCGTCAGACAATCGGTCACAACTGCCTGAGCAACTGA